A single region of the Variovorax paradoxus genome encodes:
- the pyrF gene encoding orotidine-5'-phosphate decarboxylase: protein MTFLDKLAAAQQKNGSLLCVGLDPEPAKFPGQLKGDASRIYDFCARIVDATADLVIAFKPQIAYFAAHRAEAQLEQLMEHMRRNAPHVPVILDAKRGDIGSTAEQYAIEAFERYGADAVTLSPFMGFDSVAPYLKHEGKGAFLLCRTSNPGGSDLQGQRLADIEGQPFLYEHVAKLAQGPWNLNGQLGLVVGATYPAEIERVRELAPTVPLLIPGVGAQGGDAVATVRAGWRADAPIIVNSSRAIIYASSGDDFATAAKNAARTTRDALEAAKP, encoded by the coding sequence ATGACTTTCCTCGACAAGCTGGCCGCCGCACAGCAAAAAAACGGTTCGTTGCTCTGCGTGGGGCTCGATCCGGAGCCAGCCAAGTTCCCGGGGCAACTCAAGGGCGACGCCAGCCGCATCTATGACTTCTGCGCGCGCATCGTCGATGCGACCGCCGACCTGGTCATCGCCTTCAAGCCGCAGATTGCCTATTTCGCGGCCCACCGCGCCGAAGCCCAGCTGGAGCAACTGATGGAACACATGCGCCGCAATGCGCCCCATGTGCCCGTCATCCTGGACGCCAAGCGCGGCGACATCGGCTCCACCGCCGAGCAGTACGCCATCGAGGCCTTCGAGCGCTATGGCGCCGATGCGGTAACGCTGTCGCCCTTCATGGGCTTCGACTCGGTGGCGCCGTACCTCAAGCACGAGGGCAAGGGCGCCTTCCTGCTGTGCCGAACCAGCAACCCCGGTGGCTCCGACCTGCAGGGCCAGCGCCTGGCGGACATCGAGGGCCAGCCCTTCCTCTACGAGCACGTTGCCAAGCTCGCGCAAGGCCCGTGGAACCTCAATGGGCAGCTCGGCCTCGTGGTGGGCGCCACCTACCCGGCCGAGATCGAACGCGTGCGCGAACTCGCGCCCACGGTGCCGCTGCTGATTCCGGGCGTCGGCGCCCAGGGCGGCGATGCGGTGGCCACGGTGCGCGCGGGCTGGCGCGCCGATGCACCGATCATCGTGAACTCGTCGCGCGCCATCATCTACGCCTCGTCGGGCGACGACTTTGCGACCGCGGCGAAGAACGCCGCACGCACCACGCGCGATGCACTCGAAGCCGCAAAGCCCTGA
- a CDS encoding GDP-mannose pyrophosphatase — protein MTLQDRVRVHEATLLSDNWYTLKTTAFDWRRNDGKWQRMHRETYDRGNGATLLPYNLARRTVLLTRQFRYPAFVNGHDDLLIEAAAGLLDNAAPEERIRAEVEEELGYRLGAVQKILEAFMSPGSVTEKLHFFIAEYEPSMRVGNGGGLADEGEDIEVLELGIGEALAMVADGRIADAKTVMLLYHAQLHVFPPR, from the coding sequence ATGACCCTTCAAGACCGCGTTCGGGTGCACGAAGCCACCCTGCTTTCAGACAACTGGTACACGCTGAAGACCACTGCCTTCGACTGGCGGCGCAACGACGGCAAGTGGCAGCGCATGCACCGCGAAACCTATGACCGGGGCAACGGCGCCACGCTGCTGCCCTACAACCTGGCGCGGCGCACGGTGCTGCTGACGCGGCAGTTCCGCTACCCCGCGTTCGTCAACGGCCACGACGACCTGTTGATCGAAGCGGCCGCCGGCCTGCTGGACAACGCGGCGCCCGAGGAACGCATTCGCGCCGAGGTGGAAGAAGAACTGGGCTACCGGCTCGGCGCGGTGCAGAAGATCCTCGAAGCCTTCATGAGCCCGGGCTCGGTGACCGAGAAGCTGCACTTCTTCATTGCCGAGTACGAGCCTTCGATGCGCGTGGGCAACGGCGGCGGCCTGGCCGACGAGGGCGAGGACATCGAGGTGCTCGAACTCGGCATCGGCGAGGCGCTGGCCATGGTGGCGGACGGGCGCATTGCCGATGCCAAGACGGTCATGCTGCTGTACCACGCACAGCTGCATGTTTTTCCGCCGAGATAA
- a CDS encoding uracil-DNA glycosylase family protein: MSAVQTLKLDARQRAMLDEMGVKVWWPMPEVVEAAPVVAAAQAVTAEPPPADAREPYAAETPVVPMAPPAHAPAARPAMAQPPAARPVAAAPLAHGAAVLVEMPRRLYADAGTGPAQGGWLVVADMPPEADGRHGEPFAGDAGKLLDNMLRALKLHDGKTPVHLMRTHRGVAAGQPGSPRPMAEAFEEHAAALAPSMVLAMGPLAAQSLMQSTDPLGKLRGRVVPLHSVNGVPVVATYHPAYLLRNPADKARAWADLCLAADQQTPSN; this comes from the coding sequence ATGAGTGCGGTACAGACATTGAAGCTCGATGCGCGCCAGCGCGCGATGCTCGACGAGATGGGGGTGAAGGTCTGGTGGCCGATGCCCGAGGTCGTCGAGGCGGCCCCCGTCGTTGCAGCGGCGCAAGCAGTGACGGCGGAGCCGCCGCCTGCCGATGCACGCGAGCCGTACGCCGCCGAAACGCCGGTGGTGCCCATGGCCCCGCCTGCGCATGCACCGGCCGCGCGGCCCGCCATGGCACAGCCGCCGGCGGCACGCCCAGTTGCTGCAGCACCGCTCGCCCATGGCGCCGCCGTGCTGGTCGAAATGCCGCGCCGCCTGTACGCCGACGCCGGAACCGGACCGGCCCAAGGCGGCTGGCTGGTCGTGGCCGACATGCCGCCCGAGGCCGACGGTCGCCACGGAGAGCCCTTTGCGGGTGACGCCGGCAAGCTGCTCGACAACATGCTGCGCGCCCTCAAGCTGCATGATGGCAAGACGCCGGTGCACCTGATGCGAACGCACCGCGGCGTGGCCGCCGGCCAGCCCGGCAGCCCGCGTCCCATGGCCGAGGCTTTCGAGGAACATGCCGCCGCGCTGGCGCCCAGCATGGTGCTCGCCATGGGGCCGCTGGCCGCCCAAAGCCTGATGCAAAGCACCGACCCGCTCGGCAAGCTGCGCGGCCGCGTCGTGCCGCTGCACTCGGTCAACGGCGTGCCGGTGGTGGCCACTTACCACCCGGCGTACCTGCTGCGAAACCCCGCCGACAAGGCGCGCGCCTGGGCCGACCTGTGCCTGGCGGCCGACCAGCAAACGCCGTCGAATTAA
- a CDS encoding DeoR/GlpR family DNA-binding transcription regulator, with amino-acid sequence MLTRQRKQHILSVLQRDGNVVAKSLSEELALSEDTIRRDLRELAAEGLLQRVHGGALPLARAEADFAGRLQLATAEKVAIGRAAARMVRPGQVVFIDGGTTAVQMARHLPESLRASVVTHSPSVAVELAGHSGIEVVLIGGRLFRHSMVAVGAAAMDAISRIHADTFFMGVTGVQAEAGLTTGDDEEAAIKRALMAAAAETVVLASSEKIGAASAWVINPVSAATSLLVSPEAPAPALGALRKAGLAILRSDGG; translated from the coding sequence ATGCTCACCCGTCAGCGCAAACAACACATCCTCTCGGTCCTGCAGCGCGACGGCAATGTCGTCGCGAAGTCGCTCAGCGAGGAGCTCGCGCTGTCCGAAGACACCATTCGCCGCGACCTGCGCGAGCTTGCCGCCGAGGGCCTGCTGCAGCGCGTCCACGGCGGTGCGCTGCCGCTCGCCAGGGCCGAGGCCGACTTTGCGGGCCGCCTGCAGCTCGCAACCGCCGAGAAGGTGGCCATCGGCCGCGCCGCCGCACGCATGGTGCGGCCGGGCCAGGTGGTGTTCATCGACGGCGGCACCACGGCCGTGCAAATGGCGCGGCACCTGCCCGAAAGCCTGCGTGCCTCCGTGGTGACGCACAGCCCCTCGGTGGCGGTCGAATTGGCCGGGCACTCCGGCATTGAGGTGGTGCTGATCGGCGGGCGGCTTTTCAGGCATTCGATGGTGGCGGTGGGCGCCGCGGCCATGGACGCCATCTCGCGCATCCATGCCGACACCTTCTTCATGGGCGTGACCGGCGTGCAGGCCGAGGCCGGGCTGACCACCGGCGATGACGAGGAGGCCGCGATCAAGCGCGCGCTGATGGCGGCTGCTGCCGAGACGGTGGTGCTGGCCTCTTCGGAAAAAATCGGTGCCGCCTCGGCCTGGGTGATCAACCCGGTTTCCGCCGCCACCAGCCTCCTGGTGTCGCCGGAGGCGCCGGCCCCGGCGCTGGGGGCGCTGCGCAAGGCGGGGCTGGCCATCTTGCGCAGCGACGGCGGCTGA
- a CDS encoding L-threonylcarbamoyladenylate synthase: MILDGQSPQAIAEAARVLRAGGLVAFPTETVYGLGADATSDMAVAGIFKAKGRPSDHPLIVHVAAGIKGTEALSRFAQPLPPFAQKLVQAFWPGPLTLIVTRQPGVAAAAAGGQDTIGLRCPSHPVAQALLEACAEQGVPGLAGPSANRFGRVSPTTAQHVFDEFGDSLPVVDGGACEVGIESTIIDCSRGAPVLLRPGLITRAQVEAALGERLSDREVLETPDPRAPGTLEAHYAPNAKLRLMDAKAIQTGLDVLGAGAANIAVWTRTGVRSHSQRVLQRRMPDDAAASAHQLFAVLREFDAQGVKLIWVETPPDTPEWEGVRDRLQRASMG; encoded by the coding sequence ATGATTCTCGACGGCCAGTCTCCCCAGGCCATTGCCGAGGCCGCGCGCGTGCTGCGCGCGGGCGGGCTGGTCGCATTCCCGACCGAAACCGTTTACGGCCTGGGCGCCGATGCCACCAGCGACATGGCGGTGGCCGGCATCTTCAAGGCCAAGGGGAGGCCTTCGGACCATCCGCTGATCGTTCATGTGGCGGCGGGCATCAAGGGCACCGAGGCGCTGTCGCGCTTCGCGCAGCCGCTTCCGCCCTTCGCGCAGAAGCTGGTGCAGGCCTTCTGGCCCGGCCCGCTGACGCTGATTGTCACGCGCCAGCCCGGCGTCGCGGCCGCGGCGGCGGGCGGGCAGGACACCATCGGCTTGCGCTGCCCCTCGCATCCGGTGGCGCAGGCGCTGCTCGAAGCCTGTGCCGAACAGGGCGTTCCCGGCCTTGCCGGGCCCAGCGCCAACCGGTTCGGCCGCGTGAGCCCGACCACCGCGCAGCATGTGTTCGACGAATTCGGCGATTCGCTGCCGGTGGTCGATGGCGGCGCCTGCGAGGTGGGCATTGAATCGACCATCATCGACTGCAGCCGCGGCGCGCCCGTGCTGCTGCGGCCGGGCCTGATCACGCGCGCGCAGGTCGAGGCGGCGCTCGGCGAACGCCTGAGCGACCGAGAGGTGCTCGAAACGCCAGACCCGCGCGCTCCGGGCACGCTGGAGGCGCACTACGCCCCAAATGCCAAGCTGCGATTGATGGACGCCAAGGCCATCCAGACCGGCCTCGACGTGCTCGGCGCGGGCGCCGCGAACATCGCGGTGTGGACACGCACCGGAGTGCGCAGCCATTCGCAGCGCGTGCTGCAGCGGCGCATGCCCGACGACGCGGCGGCCAGCGCGCACCAGCTCTTCGCGGTGCTGCGCGAGTTCGACGCGCAGGGCGTCAAGCTGATCTGGGTCGAGACCCCGCCGGACACGCCCGAATGGGAAGGCGTACGCGACCGCCTTCAACGAGCGTCGATGGGCTAA
- the tsaB gene encoding tRNA (adenosine(37)-N6)-threonylcarbamoyltransferase complex dimerization subunit type 1 TsaB, with protein MHKLLAFDTSTEHLSVAVRHGERLFTHSGAGGAQASSTLIPLILQLLAEAGLELAALDAIAFGRGPGSFTGLRTACSVAQGLAFGSGVRLLPVDTLLAVAEEARHAFGARQVVAVLDARMDQLYAARYDFEGGGELGALQGRDDEPLLLAPEALEVPAGWALAGNAFTAYGPRLAPAAARHEVLPTATAMLRLAPALLAAGRTVDAAHAWPLYVRDKVAQTTEERAAIKAAAVAISPVTNP; from the coding sequence ATGCATAAGCTCCTGGCCTTCGACACCAGTACCGAACACCTGTCGGTAGCGGTGCGCCACGGCGAGCGCCTTTTCACGCACAGCGGCGCCGGCGGCGCGCAGGCGTCGAGCACGCTGATTCCGCTCATCCTGCAATTGCTGGCCGAGGCCGGGCTCGAACTGGCCGCGCTCGACGCCATTGCCTTCGGCCGCGGGCCGGGTTCCTTCACGGGCTTGCGCACCGCCTGCTCGGTGGCGCAGGGCCTGGCCTTCGGCTCCGGTGTGCGGTTGCTGCCAGTCGACACGCTGCTGGCCGTGGCCGAGGAAGCGCGCCATGCCTTCGGCGCCCGCCAGGTGGTTGCGGTGCTCGATGCGCGCATGGACCAGCTCTATGCCGCCCGCTACGACTTCGAAGGCGGGGGCGAACTCGGTGCGTTGCAAGGCCGGGACGACGAGCCGCTGCTGCTGGCCCCCGAGGCGCTCGAAGTGCCCGCCGGATGGGCGCTCGCCGGCAACGCCTTTACCGCCTACGGCCCGCGCCTGGCGCCCGCCGCGGCGCGCCACGAGGTGCTGCCGACCGCCACCGCCATGCTCCGGCTCGCACCGGCACTGCTGGCCGCCGGGCGCACGGTGGATGCGGCACATGCCTGGCCGCTCTATGTTCGCGATAAAGTGGCGCAAACCACGGAAGAGCGTGCCGCCATCAAAGCGGCCGCGGTTGCGATTTCACCGGTGACCAACCCATGA
- a CDS encoding alpha/beta hydrolase family protein, whose product MQRRAASAALAGAAMLLAACGGGGGGGGGGGIGIGLPPPTADTGRGSVVTNPPEQASKLTADQFRSLLEADASGRALLQVTGTPKCGIETRYLEYRTIGGKNEATNATAAVMVPSGADVACNGARPVVLYAHGTTAARNFNMAKWTEAGQPAAGEGLLVAAMFAAQGYLVVAPNYAGYDKSTLPYHPYLNGDQQGKDMVDALTAARKTFSGINVTDAGSLLITGYSQGGYVAMAAHREMQATGKAVTASAPLSAPSAIGLLADYTFQGWPALGSTLFVPLLSASWQQQFGDVYGSTSDIYESQYAAGIDTLLPSLTPITTLFANGKLPQLALFPAGATPGPVSPDLSIFYGANNLIRQSYLTQAASDIQANPCPGNALPPTAASLSTTSPLDCRPAVGFRKAARANDLRNWLPTRPVLMCGGANDPTVNFLSTRATAGYFRARGMPAAALTVVDLEDNATTDAYSAARAGFAQAKSTLAQNSPGSDADKARAVTLAYHGTLAPPFCLASARGFFQGVLAAGG is encoded by the coding sequence ATGCAAAGAAGGGCGGCATCGGCGGCGCTCGCGGGCGCCGCGATGCTGCTGGCGGCCTGTGGCGGAGGAGGCGGCGGTGGTGGCGGAGGCGGCATCGGGATCGGCCTTCCCCCGCCCACGGCGGATACAGGCCGGGGGTCTGTCGTCACGAACCCGCCTGAACAGGCGTCGAAGTTGACCGCCGACCAGTTCAGGTCGCTGCTCGAGGCCGATGCTTCGGGCAGGGCGCTGCTTCAGGTGACCGGCACGCCCAAGTGCGGCATCGAAACGCGCTATCTCGAATACCGCACCATCGGCGGCAAGAACGAAGCCACCAACGCCACGGCCGCGGTCATGGTGCCCTCGGGCGCGGACGTGGCCTGCAACGGCGCGCGGCCGGTGGTCCTGTATGCCCACGGCACCACCGCCGCGCGCAACTTCAACATGGCCAAGTGGACCGAAGCCGGCCAGCCCGCGGCGGGCGAAGGCCTTTTGGTTGCCGCCATGTTCGCGGCGCAGGGCTACCTCGTGGTGGCACCCAACTACGCGGGCTACGACAAGTCGACGCTGCCCTATCACCCGTACCTGAACGGCGACCAGCAAGGCAAGGACATGGTCGATGCGCTCACCGCGGCGCGCAAGACCTTCTCGGGCATCAACGTGACCGATGCGGGATCGCTGCTGATCACCGGCTATTCGCAGGGCGGCTACGTGGCCATGGCGGCGCACCGCGAGATGCAGGCCACGGGCAAGGCGGTGACCGCTTCGGCGCCGCTTTCGGCTCCATCGGCCATCGGCCTGCTGGCGGACTACACCTTCCAGGGCTGGCCGGCGCTGGGCAGCACGCTCTTCGTGCCGCTGCTCTCTGCCAGCTGGCAGCAGCAGTTCGGCGACGTGTACGGAAGCACCAGCGACATCTACGAATCGCAATACGCCGCCGGCATCGACACCCTGCTGCCGAGCCTGACGCCGATCACCACGCTTTTTGCCAATGGAAAGCTGCCGCAGCTGGCGCTCTTTCCGGCGGGCGCCACGCCGGGGCCGGTGAGCCCCGACCTGTCGATCTTCTATGGCGCCAACAACCTGATCCGCCAGAGCTACCTGACGCAGGCGGCCAGCGACATCCAGGCGAACCCCTGCCCCGGCAACGCGCTGCCCCCCACGGCCGCCTCGCTCAGCACGACTTCTCCGCTCGATTGCCGGCCGGCCGTGGGCTTTAGAAAGGCGGCGCGCGCCAACGATCTGCGCAACTGGCTGCCGACCCGGCCGGTGCTCATGTGCGGCGGCGCCAACGACCCGACCGTCAACTTCCTGAGCACTCGCGCAACCGCCGGCTACTTCCGCGCCCGCGGCATGCCCGCCGCCGCGCTGACCGTGGTCGACCTTGAAGACAACGCCACCACCGATGCCTATTCCGCTGCCCGCGCGGGCTTTGCGCAAGCCAAGAGCACCCTGGCTCAGAACAGTCCGGGCAGTGACGCCGACAAGGCGCGAGCGGTCACCCTGGCCTATCACGGCACGCTGGCGCCGCCGTTCTGCCTGGCTTCAGCGCGCGGCTTCTTCCAGGGCGTGCTGGCCGCCGGCGGCTAG
- a CDS encoding DMT family transporter — protein sequence MPATPRFSPRTLGIGAAVVTVLVWTAFIVIARASAGRSLTPFDLALARICGASMVLVPWGAWLVMKSRREQQGGTASSLFGLSPLSLRVTATAGVFGGLAYAMLAYSGFFFAPAGHAAVLMPGSLPLWTTLLAALVLRDRITPARAFGLALIVAGDLMVGGRSLLHAFEGGEVWKGDLLFMGAAFCWACYSVVARRHGLDAVRATIAITVFALLTYVPVYSLLVAGGAVVSHIGSAPWGEVAFQMLFQGIGSVVISGITFTKMIQYFGPVRSTMITALVPGLSAFGAVIWLDEPLYWNLVAGLLLVTAGILFGVQKAAAGRAAAVPAIPAAAAMGRRDA from the coding sequence ATGCCTGCCACGCCCCGTTTTTCGCCCCGCACGCTCGGCATCGGCGCGGCCGTGGTCACCGTGCTGGTCTGGACCGCCTTCATCGTCATCGCCCGGGCCTCGGCCGGCCGTTCGCTCACGCCATTCGACCTGGCCCTGGCGCGCATCTGCGGCGCCAGCATGGTGCTGGTTCCGTGGGGGGCGTGGCTGGTCATGAAGAGCCGCCGCGAGCAACAGGGAGGCACGGCCTCCTCGCTGTTCGGGCTTTCGCCTCTTTCTTTGCGGGTGACCGCCACCGCCGGCGTCTTCGGCGGCCTCGCCTACGCCATGCTCGCGTACAGCGGCTTCTTCTTTGCGCCCGCGGGCCATGCCGCGGTGCTGATGCCGGGCAGCCTGCCGCTGTGGACCACGCTGCTCGCCGCCCTGGTGCTGCGCGACCGCATCACGCCGGCCCGCGCTTTCGGCTTGGCGCTGATCGTTGCCGGCGACCTCATGGTCGGCGGGCGCAGCCTGCTGCACGCCTTCGAGGGCGGCGAGGTCTGGAAGGGCGACCTGCTTTTCATGGGCGCGGCCTTCTGCTGGGCCTGCTACAGCGTGGTGGCACGCCGCCATGGGCTCGACGCGGTGCGCGCGACCATCGCCATCACCGTGTTCGCGCTGCTGACCTATGTGCCGGTGTACAGCCTGCTGGTGGCGGGCGGCGCGGTCGTGAGCCACATCGGCTCCGCGCCGTGGGGCGAGGTGGCGTTCCAGATGCTGTTCCAGGGCATTGGCTCGGTGGTGATCTCGGGCATTACCTTCACGAAGATGATTCAATATTTCGGGCCCGTGCGCAGCACCATGATCACTGCGCTGGTGCCCGGCCTCTCGGCCTTCGGCGCGGTGATCTGGCTCGACGAGCCGTTGTACTGGAACCTGGTTGCCGGCCTGCTGCTGGTGACCGCCGGCATCCTGTTCGGCGTGCAGAAAGCCGCTGCGGGCCGCGCAGCCGCAGTGCCCGCGATTCCGGCCGCCGCAGCCATGGGGCGCCGCGATGCATAA
- a CDS encoding helix-turn-helix domain-containing protein encodes MSTTVDLVQALKNELKSARMTYADLARSLDMAESSVKRMLAKSDMPLSRVDAICRALKIDFAELARRVADAQPLLKELTQEQERAVVKDKKLLLVAISVLSQWTLEQIVAAYRISEAECIGCLAQLDRIGIIELRPLNRYRLKLAKTFRWRPHGPVMEFFRENVVLDYYAGGFDGPAEGLLLVHGQISRSLAPAFLERLQRVAQDFAQQHQTDQKLSAKDREGYTLLLGMRNWEFEAFTRLRRA; translated from the coding sequence ATGAGCACCACCGTCGACCTTGTCCAAGCCCTCAAGAACGAGCTCAAGAGCGCCCGCATGACCTATGCGGACCTGGCGCGGTCGCTCGACATGGCGGAATCCAGCGTCAAGCGCATGCTGGCCAAGAGCGACATGCCGCTGTCGCGCGTCGACGCGATCTGCCGCGCGCTCAAGATCGACTTTGCCGAGCTGGCCCGCCGCGTTGCCGACGCGCAGCCGCTGTTGAAGGAGCTCACGCAGGAGCAGGAAAGGGCGGTGGTCAAGGACAAGAAGCTGCTGCTGGTGGCCATCAGCGTGCTGAGCCAGTGGACGCTGGAGCAGATCGTGGCGGCCTACCGGATCAGCGAGGCCGAGTGCATCGGCTGCCTGGCGCAGCTGGACCGAATCGGCATCATCGAGCTGCGGCCGCTGAACCGCTACCGGCTGAAGCTTGCCAAGACCTTCCGTTGGCGGCCGCACGGCCCGGTGATGGAGTTCTTTCGCGAGAACGTGGTGCTCGACTATTACGCGGGCGGCTTCGACGGCCCGGCCGAGGGGCTGCTGCTGGTGCACGGGCAGATCAGCCGCTCATTGGCGCCCGCGTTTTTGGAGCGCCTGCAGCGCGTGGCGCAAGACTTCGCGCAGCAGCACCAGACGGACCAGAAGCTCTCGGCCAAGGACCGGGAGGGCTACACGCTGCTGCTGGGCATGCGGAACTGGGAGTTCGAAGCCTTTACACGCCTTCGCAGAGCCTGA
- the dacB gene encoding D-alanyl-D-alanine carboxypeptidase/D-alanyl-D-alanine endopeptidase — protein MVLPRLSFLRPVGALSLVTLFASGAYAQQAFPTEVETALARAKVPRDSVTMLVADADGVRPPRLAWRSQVPVNPASIMKVVTTYAALDLLGPAYSWNTPVYVDGTVSNGVLNGNLYIKGQGDPKLVLERVWLLLRRVQGLGITTVSGDIVLDRSTFENTAENDPAAFDGEPLRPYNASPDALLVNFKSVNMTFTPERGGQLARINYEPPLASVSMQPTIALAPGECGDWRTAIRPDFSDPNRIRFNGGLPAACGEKSWAVAYADPRTYGLRAIGGMWAEMGGRVGGQMRDGRVPPGLKPVFEFGSPPLAEVIRDINKYSNNVMAQQVFLTLGLTQKNRGTFEASRNALGQWWRDRIGTGEGQPVFDNGSGLSREERISAAALGKMLQVAWRSPVMPELVSSLPASGVDGTLRRRALRSGGAAHLKTGTLRDSSGVAGYVHGASGRRYVLVAIANGENAGAARAAFDALVDWAYQDN, from the coding sequence ATGGTTCTTCCTCGTCTCTCCTTCCTCCGGCCCGTTGGCGCGCTGTCCCTCGTTACGCTTTTCGCCTCCGGCGCCTACGCGCAGCAAGCTTTTCCAACCGAAGTAGAGACGGCCCTCGCGCGCGCCAAGGTACCGCGCGATTCGGTAACCATGCTGGTGGCCGACGCCGACGGCGTGCGCCCGCCGCGCCTGGCCTGGCGTTCGCAGGTGCCGGTGAACCCCGCATCGATCATGAAGGTGGTGACCACCTACGCGGCGCTCGACCTGCTCGGCCCGGCCTACAGCTGGAACACGCCGGTCTACGTCGACGGCACGGTGAGCAACGGCGTGCTCAATGGCAACCTTTACATCAAGGGCCAGGGCGATCCCAAGCTGGTGCTGGAACGCGTGTGGCTGCTGCTGCGCCGCGTGCAGGGCCTGGGCATTACCACCGTGAGCGGCGACATCGTGCTCGACCGCAGCACCTTCGAGAACACGGCCGAGAACGACCCGGCCGCCTTCGACGGCGAGCCGCTGCGGCCCTACAACGCTTCGCCCGACGCGCTGCTGGTCAACTTCAAGTCGGTCAACATGACCTTCACGCCCGAACGCGGCGGGCAGCTGGCGCGCATCAACTACGAGCCCCCGCTCGCCAGTGTTTCCATGCAGCCCACGATTGCGCTGGCGCCCGGCGAATGCGGCGACTGGCGCACGGCAATCCGGCCCGACTTCAGCGACCCCAACCGCATCCGCTTCAACGGCGGCCTTCCGGCGGCCTGCGGCGAGAAAAGCTGGGCCGTGGCCTATGCCGACCCGCGCACCTACGGCCTGCGCGCCATTGGCGGCATGTGGGCCGAGATGGGCGGCCGCGTCGGCGGGCAGATGCGCGACGGCCGGGTACCGCCGGGCCTGAAGCCGGTGTTCGAGTTCGGCTCGCCGCCGCTGGCGGAGGTGATCCGCGACATCAACAAGTACAGCAACAACGTGATGGCGCAGCAGGTGTTCCTCACGCTCGGCCTCACACAGAAGAACCGCGGCACGTTCGAGGCTTCGCGCAACGCGCTGGGCCAGTGGTGGCGCGACCGCATCGGCACGGGCGAGGGGCAGCCGGTGTTCGACAACGGCTCGGGCCTGTCGCGCGAAGAGCGCATCAGCGCCGCAGCGCTCGGCAAGATGCTGCAGGTGGCGTGGCGCTCGCCGGTCATGCCGGAGCTGGTGTCGTCGCTGCCCGCCTCGGGCGTGGACGGCACGCTCAGGCGGCGCGCCCTGCGCTCGGGCGGCGCGGCGCACCTGAAGACCGGCACGCTGCGCGACTCTTCGGGCGTGGCCGGCTACGTGCATGGCGCGAGCGGGCGGCGCTACGTGCTGGTGGCCATTGCCAACGGCGAGAACGCGGGTGCGGCGCGCGCGGCGTTCGATGCGCTGGTCGACTGGGCTTACCAGGACAACTAG
- the rimI gene encoding ribosomal protein S18-alanine N-acetyltransferase — protein MSAVLQPVEARLEPLTIERLEAVCAVEQTAYSHPWTRGNFIDSMAVGYHCQCLLAPVSLPNLATPVTSLGETLIGYYVAMKGVDEVHLLNITVAPAFQRQGWAPLMLEALTGWSRGEGAQWLWLEVRESNQRALDIYVRQGFRSVGVRKGYYPAHEGKREDAVVMSLRLNETGSAWGALR, from the coding sequence ATGAGTGCCGTTCTTCAGCCCGTCGAAGCCCGACTCGAACCGCTCACCATCGAGCGGCTCGAGGCTGTGTGCGCGGTGGAGCAGACGGCCTACAGCCATCCCTGGACACGCGGGAACTTCATCGATTCCATGGCCGTTGGCTACCACTGCCAGTGCCTGCTCGCGCCGGTGTCGCTGCCGAACCTGGCCACGCCGGTTACCAGCCTCGGCGAAACGCTGATCGGCTATTACGTCGCCATGAAAGGCGTCGACGAGGTGCATCTGCTCAATATCACCGTGGCGCCGGCTTTCCAGCGCCAGGGCTGGGCGCCGTTGATGCTCGAGGCGCTGACCGGGTGGTCGCGCGGCGAAGGCGCGCAGTGGCTGTGGCTCGAGGTGCGCGAAAGCAACCAGCGCGCGCTCGACATCTATGTGCGCCAGGGTTTCCGCAGCGTCGGCGTGCGCAAGGGCTACTACCCGGCGCACGAAGGCAAGCGCGAAGACGCCGTCGTCATGAGCCTGAGATTGAACGAAACAGGCTCCGCCTGGGGAGCCCTGCGATGA